The following proteins are co-located in the Flectobacillus major DSM 103 genome:
- a CDS encoding C1 family peptidase: MSPSPQKNTNLSNGYSYMAANPNSASYAPSSKVKKKKLPPKVDLRPHMTKVENQKNLSSCTANATAGAYEYLAKKHLKNRTFEVSRLFIYYNARLRASSKIQDNGSHIQYAIDSLHKLGACTEDIWPYDTKKVNEKPHGKSYQEASNFKVQETKNVPTDLNAWKSCLAEGYPIIFGIALFEGFDNCSANKGIVPMPSPKATSRASHGLHAMLCVGYSEIDQMFIVRNSWGEQWGDKGYCYMPYNYIINEKFNMGDSWMIARTAPIPDFEETWKNDKRSVVNNGKGYNREDIAIYSVDDYEHFNAFDLLDEVIEYINESSSEYEELEYIESDLDSEEYYEEEEEEEEEEYEEEEEEEEEEEEEEEEEEEEEEEEEEEEEEEEEEEEEEEEEEEEEEEYEEGEEEEESK, translated from the coding sequence ATGAGCCCATCACCCCAAAAAAACACTAATTTGTCTAATGGATATTCCTATATGGCTGCCAATCCAAACTCGGCAAGTTACGCACCGTCGTCGAAAGTAAAGAAAAAGAAACTTCCACCAAAAGTAGATTTGCGACCACACATGACCAAGGTTGAGAATCAAAAAAACTTGAGTAGCTGTACTGCCAACGCCACCGCAGGAGCATACGAATATTTGGCCAAAAAGCACTTAAAAAACCGAACCTTTGAAGTAAGCAGACTCTTTATTTACTACAACGCACGACTCAGAGCAAGCTCAAAAATCCAGGATAACGGTAGTCATATCCAGTACGCCATTGACAGTTTACACAAACTAGGAGCTTGTACCGAAGACATTTGGCCTTATGACACCAAGAAAGTAAACGAAAAGCCACATGGTAAAAGTTATCAAGAAGCCAGTAATTTCAAAGTACAAGAAACCAAAAACGTACCCACCGACCTCAACGCATGGAAAAGCTGTTTAGCAGAAGGGTATCCTATTATATTTGGTATAGCCCTATTTGAAGGCTTCGATAACTGTTCGGCCAACAAAGGAATTGTACCAATGCCTTCGCCCAAAGCAACCAGCAGAGCCTCGCACGGTTTACACGCCATGCTTTGTGTAGGTTATTCGGAAATAGACCAAATGTTTATAGTACGCAACTCATGGGGTGAGCAATGGGGCGACAAAGGATATTGTTATATGCCATACAATTATATTATCAACGAAAAATTCAATATGGGCGATAGCTGGATGATAGCCAGAACAGCCCCTATTCCTGATTTTGAAGAAACATGGAAAAACGATAAACGTTCAGTAGTAAATAATGGCAAAGGTTATAACCGAGAAGATATAGCCATCTATTCAGTCGATGACTATGAACACTTCAATGCCTTTGATTTATTGGATGAAGTCATTGAATACATCAATGAAAGTTCGAGTGAATATGAAGAATTAGAATACATAGAAAGTGACCTAGACAGCGAAGAATATTACGAAGAAGAAGAAGAGGAGGAGGAAGAAGAATATGAAGAAGAAGAAGAAGAAGAAGAAGAAGAAGAGGAGGAAGAAGAAGAAGAGGAGGAGGAAGAAGAAGAAGAGGAGGAAGAAGAAGAAGAGGAGGAGGAGGAAGAAGAAGAGGAGGAAGAAGAAGAAGAGGAAGAAGAAGAATATGAAGAGGGGGAAGAAGAAGAGGAGAGTAAATAG
- the bla gene encoding class A beta-lactamase, subclass A2: MKKVFCLVTFIIVSSFNVEAQTAVLKQQIEQFLATKKAKVGVSVVGIESKEAFAVNATGHYPLQSVFKFHLALAVLNQVDKGILQLNQKIVVKKNDLLLNTWSPIREAYPAGDVEIPLSEILKYTVALSDNNGCDILLRLIGGPKVLNTYLHKLGIKDVAITVNEEDMQKDWDTQFTNWSTPKAATDLLLMFYRHQILSQSSFDFLWRTMVETTTGKKRIKGQLPEGTIVAHKTGTSGTNTEGITAAVNDIGIVTLPNNQHFAISIFVANSKENTDTNEQIIAEITQLTWAYFVH, translated from the coding sequence ATGAAAAAAGTATTCTGCTTAGTCACCTTTATAATCGTGAGTTCGTTCAATGTTGAGGCACAAACGGCTGTACTCAAGCAGCAAATAGAACAATTTTTGGCCACCAAAAAGGCAAAAGTGGGTGTTTCTGTCGTGGGCATAGAAAGCAAAGAAGCTTTTGCTGTCAACGCAACGGGGCATTATCCATTACAAAGTGTTTTTAAATTCCATTTGGCCTTGGCCGTATTAAACCAAGTCGATAAAGGTATATTGCAGCTTAATCAAAAAATAGTAGTCAAAAAAAATGATTTGTTGCTTAATACATGGAGTCCTATCCGTGAGGCATATCCAGCGGGAGATGTTGAGATACCCCTCTCCGAAATTTTGAAATATACCGTAGCCCTAAGCGATAACAATGGATGCGATATTCTGCTAAGATTAATTGGTGGCCCCAAGGTATTAAATACATATCTTCACAAATTAGGAATAAAGGATGTAGCAATTACTGTGAATGAAGAGGACATGCAAAAAGATTGGGACACACAATTTACCAATTGGTCAACACCCAAAGCCGCCACCGATTTATTACTTATGTTTTATCGTCATCAAATACTAAGTCAAAGTAGCTTTGATTTTTTATGGAGAACTATGGTCGAAACTACTACAGGCAAAAAACGCATAAAAGGCCAATTGCCCGAAGGAACAATCGTTGCTCATAAAACAGGTACATCTGGAACAAATACCGAAGGAATTACGGCGGCCGTAAACGACATCGGAATTGTTACTTTACCCAACAACCAACATTTTGCTATCAGTATTTTTGTAGCTAACTCAAAAGAAAATACCGATACCAACGAACAGATCATAGCAGAAATTACCCAATTAACTTGGGCATATTTTGTTCATTGA
- a CDS encoding aldo/keto reductase: MESIKTTVLGSQGLVVPAIGLGCMGMTQIAGADIYGKADEKEAIATIHRSLELGGNFLDTADLYGPLANERLLAKAIKGNHDKYILASKFGYEIDDNEQLTWKINGQKAYVKKAIERSLQNLGTDYIDLYYLHRLDPSTPIEETVEAMAELVKEGKIGYIGLSEVSSETIRRAQAVFPITAVQTEYSLFERTVEDAGILATLQELGIGFVAYSPLGRGFLSENELIKSPDDFPENDFRRYIPRFQGEQFYKNIQLVNKMKSIAQNKGITVSQLSIAWVLSKGVLPIPGTKRIKYLEENIAATFVTLTSDEIAQLEAIVPLGTSTGNRYDDANMQMIDV, encoded by the coding sequence ATGGAAAGTATCAAAACAACAGTATTAGGAAGTCAAGGATTAGTTGTACCCGCTATAGGGTTAGGTTGTATGGGTATGACCCAAATTGCAGGAGCTGATATTTATGGAAAAGCAGATGAAAAAGAAGCTATCGCAACCATTCATCGCTCACTAGAGCTTGGAGGTAATTTTTTAGATACAGCCGATTTGTATGGCCCACTGGCCAACGAACGCCTACTGGCCAAAGCCATCAAAGGAAATCATGATAAGTATATTCTTGCCAGCAAGTTTGGCTATGAAATCGACGATAACGAGCAATTGACCTGGAAAATAAATGGCCAAAAAGCCTACGTTAAAAAAGCAATTGAACGTTCTTTACAAAATCTGGGTACTGATTATATCGACCTTTATTACCTTCATCGCCTCGACCCCAGCACCCCTATCGAAGAAACTGTAGAGGCTATGGCCGAATTAGTGAAAGAAGGAAAAATTGGGTATATTGGTCTTTCGGAAGTATCTTCAGAAACTATCAGAAGAGCCCAAGCCGTATTTCCGATAACAGCAGTGCAAACAGAGTACTCGTTGTTTGAGCGTACAGTAGAAGACGCAGGAATACTGGCAACACTACAAGAGCTAGGAATAGGTTTTGTGGCGTATTCGCCACTAGGAAGAGGCTTTTTGTCAGAGAACGAATTGATTAAAAGTCCCGATGATTTTCCTGAAAATGATTTTAGACGTTATATCCCTCGTTTCCAAGGCGAACAATTTTATAAAAATATTCAATTGGTCAACAAAATGAAAAGTATTGCTCAAAACAAGGGTATTACCGTGTCTCAGCTATCGATTGCATGGGTTTTGTCAAAAGGAGTATTGCCTATACCTGGCACCAAACGCATTAAGTATTTAGAAGAAAATATAGCCGCAACCTTTGTAACATTAACATCCGACGAAATCGCCCAGCTAGAGGCTATCGTGCCATTGGGTACATCAACAGGCAACCGATACGACGACGCTAATATGCAAATGATAGATGTTTAG
- a CDS encoding STM3941 family protein, with amino-acid sequence MNTPKAFNVSASTEIKLSKTKLIGLVIASTIFVAIGLWLILAPPQGNHSIWNNSALLLVLGLASVLFFGLGGFVISQKLFDNTPGIVVSADGITDNSSGVSVGFIPCTDIVDIKEITVVNQPLISLVLKTPQAYINKQPVLAQKLLQLNYDLYGTVVTISANGLQCNHHYLKVLLNEYFKSVKVDN; translated from the coding sequence ATGAATACCCCCAAAGCCTTCAATGTGTCAGCCTCTACTGAAATCAAGTTGAGTAAAACCAAACTTATTGGATTAGTAATCGCAAGTACCATATTCGTAGCAATAGGTCTGTGGTTGATACTTGCTCCACCCCAAGGCAATCATTCTATCTGGAATAATTCTGCCTTATTATTAGTGTTAGGATTGGCAAGTGTATTGTTTTTTGGATTAGGAGGTTTTGTTATTAGTCAAAAATTGTTTGACAATACACCAGGAATTGTAGTTTCGGCAGACGGGATAACCGATAACTCTAGTGGCGTAAGTGTGGGTTTTATACCTTGTACAGATATTGTTGACATCAAGGAAATAACAGTGGTTAATCAGCCACTGATAAGTTTGGTACTCAAAACACCTCAAGCATATATCAACAAACAGCCAGTGTTAGCCCAAAAGTTATTACAACTCAATTATGATTTATATGGCACAGTGGTTACAATTTCGGCCAATGGACTTCAGTGCAACCATCATTACCTAAAAGTATTACTAAATGAGTATTTCAAAAGCGTAAAAGTCGATAATTAA
- a CDS encoding helix-turn-helix domain-containing protein, with amino-acid sequence MKKETNHPYIINSISELHRLLELPKPEHPLVSVIQLINVKCIPHETIKSVVYNFYSICIKKDFKGKMKYGQNYYDFDEGIMTFFSPGQVVSTDITGNTAVHGWWLVIHPDFLRNTILSKSIKEYGYFSYAVNEALHLSEKEEAMITAMMQNIDQEYRSVIDAFSHDVIIAQIDLLLTYCNRFYNRQFITRKQANNDLLTKLEALLSDYFNSEKIHEMGLPTVLYVSEQLNISPNYLSDMLRTLTGQSTQQHIQNKLLDKAKEILTTTSLSVSEIAYQLGFEYPQSFSKLFKSKTNVSPLAFRSSFRESIIS; translated from the coding sequence ATGAAAAAAGAAACCAATCATCCTTATATCATTAATTCTATATCAGAATTACATCGTTTGCTTGAGCTACCCAAGCCAGAGCATCCATTGGTAAGCGTTATTCAGCTGATCAATGTGAAATGTATTCCCCACGAAACTATCAAAAGTGTAGTGTATAATTTCTATTCGATATGTATCAAGAAGGATTTTAAAGGGAAAATGAAATACGGGCAAAATTATTATGACTTTGACGAAGGAATAATGACTTTCTTTTCTCCAGGGCAGGTAGTTTCAACCGACATTACAGGCAACACGGCAGTACATGGTTGGTGGCTAGTTATTCACCCCGATTTTCTAAGAAATACCATTTTGTCAAAAAGTATCAAAGAATATGGCTATTTCTCCTATGCTGTCAACGAAGCCCTCCACCTTTCAGAAAAGGAAGAAGCTATGATTACGGCAATGATGCAAAATATCGACCAAGAATACCGCTCTGTTATTGATGCTTTTAGCCATGATGTTATCATTGCACAAATAGACTTACTGCTTACCTACTGCAACCGTTTTTATAATAGGCAGTTTATTACACGCAAACAGGCCAACAACGATTTGTTGACCAAATTAGAAGCCCTGTTGTCTGACTATTTCAATAGCGAAAAAATACATGAAATGGGGCTTCCAACTGTACTATATGTATCAGAACAACTCAATATATCGCCCAATTACCTAAGCGATATGCTACGAACCCTAACGGGGCAAAGTACACAGCAACATATTCAAAATAAGCTATTAGATAAAGCCAAAGAGATTCTCACAACAACCTCATTGTCGGTTAGTGAAATTGCGTATCAATTAGGGTTTGAATATCCGCAGTCATTTAGCAAATTATTCAAAAGCAAAACTAATGTTTCACCTTTAGCTTTTAGAAGCTCATTTCGAGAAAGCATAATCTCATAG
- a CDS encoding M56 family metallopeptidase — translation MKQYLLVLLQVNVALTLFYLGYYCFLRRLTFFQHNRFYLLFAIIYAFICPFVSFEPDMVQRVPVLNTAVTYIPNWSPIEQDIVPLEGILFFSVLGGSLLIFGQLCYKFWLLFNIAKYSFPDTWRGYGFRNTPKTIQPFSFWKTIYLNISQHKSTELSDIFRHEQAHIDGLHSFDMILAECCCIVLWINPFSWLMKKAIVENLEFLTDNRVLEAGVNRKAYQFSLLNVAMQGKPVNVTNQFNYRILKRRIIMMNKQKSSKLQLGKYLVMIPFLASGMMVFTVTKASQNTEKLLEVSKAAVQNNLILQDTTAKEAEVSKKAAQGVAKKNGTKKHVSFAVVVPKDTVVNGTEARTIIITDKPEQEGGKDESAAIFRFKAKKVNSSPTEVPIVIVDGKEVKYEELAKYEPQIINSINVLKGEKATSQYGQRAKNGVLEITLKK, via the coding sequence ATGAAACAATACTTGCTTGTACTCTTACAGGTAAATGTAGCACTGACACTCTTTTACCTAGGTTATTACTGCTTTTTAAGGCGACTTACCTTTTTTCAGCATAACCGCTTTTACTTACTATTTGCTATTATTTATGCCTTTATATGCCCATTTGTATCGTTTGAACCCGACATGGTACAGCGTGTACCTGTACTGAATACCGCAGTAACGTATATACCCAACTGGTCGCCTATAGAGCAAGACATTGTACCCCTAGAAGGTATCTTATTTTTCAGTGTACTTGGTGGTAGCCTTCTGATATTTGGGCAATTATGTTATAAGTTTTGGCTACTTTTTAATATTGCAAAGTATTCATTCCCAGATACTTGGAGGGGGTATGGTTTTAGAAATACACCAAAAACCATCCAGCCATTTTCTTTTTGGAAAACCATTTATCTAAATATTAGTCAGCATAAAAGCACAGAATTGTCTGATATTTTCAGACACGAACAAGCCCATATCGACGGCCTACATTCATTTGATATGATTTTGGCAGAATGCTGTTGTATAGTGCTTTGGATAAATCCATTTTCATGGCTCATGAAAAAAGCCATTGTCGAAAACCTAGAGTTTTTGACCGACAACCGAGTTTTGGAAGCAGGCGTAAACAGAAAAGCCTATCAGTTTAGCTTGCTCAACGTAGCCATGCAAGGTAAACCCGTAAATGTAACAAATCAATTTAACTATAGAATTCTAAAACGACGAATTATTATGATGAACAAACAAAAATCCTCGAAATTACAATTAGGAAAATACCTTGTTATGATTCCTTTTTTGGCAAGTGGTATGATGGTATTTACTGTGACCAAAGCCTCACAAAATACCGAAAAATTACTGGAGGTTTCTAAGGCGGCGGTTCAAAACAACCTAATACTACAAGACACGACAGCCAAGGAAGCAGAAGTAAGTAAAAAAGCTGCTCAAGGAGTAGCTAAGAAAAATGGAACAAAAAAACACGTATCTTTTGCTGTAGTTGTCCCCAAAGATACCGTTGTTAATGGAACAGAAGCCCGTACCATCATAATTACGGATAAGCCTGAGCAGGAGGGAGGTAAAGATGAAAGTGCGGCTATATTTCGGTTTAAGGCAAAAAAGGTAAATAGTAGTCCTACAGAAGTACCTATTGTTATAGTTGATGGCAAAGAAGTGAAATATGAAGAGCTAGCAAAATATGAACCACAAATCATTAATTCGATTAATGTACTAAAAGGTGAAAAAGCCACTAGTCAATATGGCCAAAGAGCAAAAAATGGAGTGCTCGAAATTACCCTCAAAAAATAA
- the hmpA gene encoding NO-inducible flavohemoprotein, with protein sequence MASQKTIDIVKSTASVLAVHGATITKVFYQLLLQNHPELKNVFNMTHQAHGTQPQALANAIFAYAANIDNLAVLSSAVEQITQKHSSLSITPAMYQLVGTNLLAAIKEVLQDAATPEIMEAWTEAYNDLATLFINKEEQLYRAAEAKKGGFRGPKDFIVTKKEAESNIITSFYLRPADGSVIPSFRGGQYVAVSIQIPDLEHLHTRNYSLSGCPTQNSLRISVKKEIGSPNGIVSNYLHDHIVVGDIIKLGIPAGEFVLQETQKPIVLIAGGVGITPLMSMFMEQFHYGQNEVLFVQCAKNSAVHAFKDVSQKLAKQKDSLQVISLYDEPLETDESDNIHQFSGLLSIDILQEKLGHLDAEYYFCGPVGFMKSVKNMLESAGVPSTQLHYEFFGPSESLA encoded by the coding sequence ATGGCAAGTCAAAAAACTATCGACATTGTAAAATCTACGGCCTCAGTTTTGGCAGTTCATGGAGCTACTATTACAAAGGTTTTTTACCAATTACTTTTACAGAATCATCCCGAGCTTAAAAATGTATTTAATATGACCCATCAGGCTCATGGCACGCAGCCGCAGGCGTTGGCCAATGCTATTTTTGCTTATGCTGCCAATATTGATAATTTGGCTGTTTTGAGTTCGGCGGTTGAACAAATTACCCAAAAACATAGTAGCTTGAGTATTACACCTGCTATGTACCAGCTTGTTGGCACTAATTTACTGGCTGCTATTAAGGAGGTACTTCAAGATGCCGCTACACCCGAAATTATGGAGGCTTGGACAGAAGCTTATAACGATTTGGCTACGCTTTTTATCAATAAAGAAGAACAGCTATATCGGGCTGCCGAAGCGAAAAAGGGTGGTTTTAGGGGGCCAAAAGATTTTATCGTTACTAAAAAGGAGGCTGAAAGTAATATTATTACGTCGTTTTATCTTAGACCTGCCGATGGCTCGGTAATACCTAGTTTTAGAGGTGGGCAATATGTTGCCGTCAGTATTCAGATTCCTGACCTAGAGCACCTTCATACCAGAAACTACAGTTTGTCGGGCTGTCCTACTCAAAATTCATTGAGAATTTCGGTAAAAAAAGAAATAGGTAGCCCTAATGGTATTGTGTCTAATTACCTTCATGACCACATAGTTGTTGGCGATATTATTAAACTGGGAATTCCTGCTGGTGAGTTTGTTTTGCAAGAAACCCAAAAACCTATTGTGCTAATTGCAGGTGGTGTGGGTATTACACCGCTCATGAGTATGTTTATGGAGCAGTTTCATTATGGTCAAAACGAGGTATTGTTTGTACAGTGTGCCAAAAATTCGGCGGTTCATGCTTTCAAAGATGTGAGTCAAAAACTTGCTAAACAAAAGGATTCTTTACAAGTAATTAGCTTATACGACGAACCTTTAGAGACAGATGAGTCTGATAATATTCATCAATTTTCGGGTTTGTTAAGCATTGATATTCTACAAGAAAAGCTAGGCCATTTAGATGCTGAATATTATTTCTGTGGGCCAGTGGGTTTTATGAAGAGTGTCAAAAATATGTTAGAGTCGGCTGGTGTGCCATCGACACAGTTGCATTACGAATTTTTTGGCCCAAGTGAATCGTTGGCTTAA
- a CDS encoding BlaI/MecI/CopY family transcriptional regulator, whose translation MEKLTLQEEEAMLLLWKNGGGFVKDILDEMEGEKPPYTTLASTIKNLEKKGFVKAVKFANANRYEPIISQEAYKSTFMNGFVGGYFKNSYKELVSFFAKEEKISAQELQEIIKMINDGSES comes from the coding sequence ATGGAAAAACTAACATTACAAGAAGAAGAAGCGATGTTATTGCTTTGGAAAAATGGCGGAGGTTTTGTCAAAGACATATTAGATGAAATGGAAGGAGAAAAGCCTCCTTATACAACACTAGCCTCAACCATCAAAAATTTAGAGAAAAAAGGATTTGTCAAAGCCGTCAAATTTGCGAATGCCAATAGGTACGAGCCAATTATTTCGCAAGAAGCATATAAAAGCACTTTTATGAATGGCTTTGTAGGTGGGTATTTCAAAAATTCCTACAAAGAGCTGGTGAGCTTTTTTGCAAAAGAAGAAAAAATTAGTGCCCAAGAACTACAAGAAATAATAAAAATGATCAACGACGGTAGCGAATCCTAG
- a CDS encoding carbohydrate-binding domain-containing protein, translated as MTKHRLFLAAFLSAMTLAFSFQSCKKAEDAIIEEVVVDGDFDTNTKDTTFTNAVVIKYTGTTATVTNPYENTGVKVAISNGDVVVTSTITDTEVNYVLSGSSTNGSLKVYSDYKFIITMNGVSLVNSDGPAINIQSGKKASINVLSTTNNRLIDGSTYATSSEDQKGTFFSEGQLSFSGTGSLTVTGNHKHAICSDDYIAIKESTINITKAVSDGMHANDYIKIESGTLLVTSSGDGVDCEEGYITISGGTITINSVDDGITASYDGTDATITPYIQITGGTINVTTTGDKGNAIKSEGYITVNSNNNITLKVSGKASKGFKSNGNLTLTNIQANITTSGNAFYDTSDADIAAASGINCDGNFVMQQGSITINSTGIAGKGISVDGTSTINGGTINITTAGASFTYGSSDSEAKGIKSDGAFTVNDGNITISAVDDAIKSGVSVIINKGTIAITKSTEGIEAPIITVNNGTINVLSSDDCFNATKGNGGESNDGSLMTFAGGVVSVSSTGGDPLDSNGSIAMTGGTVIVQGPPSQPEVAIDYNGTFNISGGLLIASGPNASRMIQATSTTSAQNAVLVKLTSAHAAGTLFNIQDTNGNNLVTYAPARTAYYFVFSSSSLQSGSSYKINTGGSYSVSTNTNGLYTGGTYSGGTQKGTFSISSKLTTVNL; from the coding sequence ATGACAAAACACAGATTATTTCTAGCAGCCTTCCTTTCGGCCATGACATTAGCCTTCAGCTTTCAATCGTGTAAAAAAGCCGAAGATGCTATTATTGAGGAAGTCGTCGTAGATGGCGATTTTGATACCAATACCAAGGATACCACTTTTACCAATGCCGTTGTTATCAAATACACAGGTACAACCGCTACCGTAACCAATCCTTACGAAAATACAGGTGTAAAAGTGGCCATTAGCAATGGCGATGTGGTAGTAACCTCTACTATTACCGATACCGAAGTAAATTATGTATTGTCGGGTTCGTCGACCAACGGGAGTTTGAAGGTTTATAGCGATTATAAATTTATTATTACCATGAATGGTGTAAGCCTTGTCAATAGCGATGGCCCAGCAATCAATATTCAGTCAGGAAAAAAAGCCTCTATCAATGTCCTAAGCACCACCAACAATAGGTTAATAGATGGTAGTACCTATGCCACAAGCTCGGAAGACCAAAAGGGTACGTTTTTTAGTGAAGGACAATTGAGTTTTTCAGGAACAGGCTCGTTAACTGTTACAGGCAATCACAAACACGCTATTTGTAGCGACGATTATATTGCTATCAAAGAAAGTACTATTAATATAACGAAAGCTGTTTCTGACGGTATGCATGCCAACGACTATATAAAAATAGAAAGTGGAACACTTTTGGTAACATCTTCGGGCGATGGCGTTGATTGTGAAGAAGGCTATATTACTATTAGCGGCGGTACAATTACCATAAACAGTGTCGACGATGGTATTACGGCATCTTACGATGGTACAGACGCTACTATTACACCATATATTCAAATTACAGGCGGTACTATCAATGTTACAACAACTGGCGATAAGGGCAATGCTATCAAAAGCGAAGGTTATATTACCGTAAATAGCAACAATAATATTACCCTCAAGGTATCGGGTAAAGCTTCTAAAGGCTTTAAATCAAATGGAAACCTTACATTGACCAATATCCAAGCCAATATTACCACTTCGGGCAATGCTTTTTACGATACCTCAGATGCCGATATTGCAGCCGCATCAGGGATTAATTGCGACGGGAATTTTGTCATGCAACAAGGTAGTATTACTATCAATAGTACAGGTATTGCAGGAAAAGGTATTTCGGTAGATGGCACCTCGACCATCAATGGCGGTACTATTAATATTACTACGGCAGGAGCATCGTTTACCTATGGGTCAAGTGACAGCGAAGCCAAAGGTATCAAAAGCGACGGTGCATTTACCGTCAACGATGGCAATATCACTATTTCGGCTGTTGATGATGCCATTAAGTCTGGAGTATCGGTAATTATCAACAAAGGTACAATTGCTATTACCAAATCAACCGAAGGCATCGAAGCTCCAATTATTACAGTAAATAACGGCACTATCAATGTATTATCGTCTGACGACTGTTTTAATGCCACAAAAGGTAATGGAGGTGAATCGAACGATGGTAGCCTAATGACCTTTGCAGGAGGAGTTGTATCGGTAAGTTCTACAGGAGGCGACCCCCTCGACAGCAACGGCAGTATTGCCATGACAGGCGGAACCGTGATTGTACAAGGCCCTCCATCACAGCCCGAAGTAGCCATTGATTATAACGGAACATTCAATATATCGGGTGGATTGCTTATTGCATCAGGGCCAAATGCCAGCAGAATGATTCAAGCTACAAGCACAACATCGGCACAAAACGCCGTATTGGTCAAATTAACGAGTGCTCATGCCGCAGGTACACTATTTAACATACAAGATACCAACGGCAACAATCTGGTAACGTATGCCCCAGCTCGAACAGCTTATTACTTTGTATTCTCTTCATCAAGTTTGCAAAGCGGCTCATCGTACAAAATCAATACAGGCGGCAGCTACTCGGTAAGCACCAATACCAATGGCCTCTATACGGGCGGCACCTACAGCGGTGGTACTCAGAAAGGTACATTTAGTATTTCGAGTAAACTAACCACTGTTAATTTATAA
- a CDS encoding RrF2 family transcriptional regulator has translation MFSKTCEYAIKASIYIASQSLENKRVGIKEIAQEIASPEAFTAKILQVLSKNHLVDSVKGPNGGFEIQPAKLPTTMLAQIVKAVDGDNIFISCGLGLKNCSAKNPCPLHNQFAKIRQDISRLLDNTSLADLANGLSSGLTFLTSSNTPEI, from the coding sequence ATGTTTTCCAAAACTTGTGAATACGCCATAAAAGCGAGCATTTATATTGCATCTCAATCTCTTGAAAATAAGAGGGTTGGTATCAAAGAAATTGCTCAGGAAATAGCTTCTCCAGAGGCTTTTACGGCCAAGATTCTACAGGTTCTTTCCAAAAATCATTTGGTAGATTCGGTAAAGGGTCCAAATGGCGGTTTTGAGATTCAGCCTGCTAAACTACCCACAACGATGTTGGCTCAGATTGTAAAGGCTGTGGATGGCGATAATATTTTTATTAGTTGCGGACTTGGCCTAAAAAATTGTTCTGCTAAAAATCCTTGTCCATTGCATAACCAATTTGCTAAAATCAGACAAGATATTAGCCGCCTCTTAGATAATACCAGTCTGGCGGATTTGGCCAATGGATTGAGTAGCGGACTTACATTTTTAACTTCTAGCAATACGCCAGAAATATGA